In the genome of Dasypus novemcinctus isolate mDasNov1 chromosome 30, mDasNov1.1.hap2, whole genome shotgun sequence, one region contains:
- the LOC131276780 gene encoding vomeronasal type-2 receptor 116-like, with amino-acid sequence MEFFMDGSSFTQSSDQQVGYAVITSETTVEAQLLPAWRLTDPACFIRMKPSVFKEGDLIIGGFFPLYTFITYDGSTKPSKEVYMKQFETKNYQYVLALTFAIEEINRNPHLLPNITLGFDLYNSLHSEQTTLENPIIWQSGLDKDLPNYTCRKETKSIAALTGTTWAVSAQIGTLLELYKIPQLAYGLYDPQLSDDGQFSSLYQITPKDTTLALGMVSLMLHFSWNWVGLVISEDKRGVNFLLDLREEMDKKGVCAGFLEMIPVTERSYYSKDWQYHLRIRKSTVNVTLIYGDSDSLMGLSFWRWRLLVIGKVCITTSQWDFTTSERDFLLDSFHGALIFSQNIGKLPDFKTFIQTVKPSKYPEDFYLTKLWYVSFDCSVSESDCNSLENCPPNASLELLPWWLFDKNMKEGSYNVYNAVYAVAQSLHEMLLQRIEMQSVENGDGLGVYPWQLHPFLKNIQFNNSAGDPVILDKERKFEARYDILNFWNFPEGFGHKVKVGHFNSDVPRDQQLSLSEEMIEWATGFSETPHSVCSKKCLPGFRKTFQEGKAACCFLCTSCPENEISNDTDMDECVKCADHQYANSERNQYLQKTATFLAYGDPLGMALVCTALCFSFLTTVILGVFLKHRDTPIVKANNRILSYILLISLTLCFLCSLLFTGCPNTAICILQQITFGIVFTVAVSTVLAKTITVVLAFKVTAPGRRMRQYLVSGAPNFVIPICSLIQMALCGIWLGTSPIFIDKDAHSEPGYIIIECNKGSATAFYCVLGCLGCLALGSFTVAFLARNLPDTFNEAKFLTFSMLVFCSVWVTFLPVYHSTKGKIMAAVEIFSILASSAGLLGCIFAPKCYIIFLNPDRNTHQGLRYQTHSRGNKSS; translated from the exons CATGGCGATTGACTGATCCTGCCTGCTTCATCAGAATGAAACCCAGTGTATTTAAGGAAGGAGATCTGATTATAggtggttttttccccctttatacatTTATAACATACGATGGGAGCACCAAACCCTCCAAGGAAGTCTATATGAAGCA GTTTGAGACCAAGAACTACCAGTATGTTCTGGCCTTGACTTTTGCAATTGAAGAGATCAACAGGAACCCCCATCTTTTACCCAACATTACTTTGGGATTTGATCTGTACAATTcactacacagtgaacagacaacatTGGAGAATCCCATTATTTGGCAATCAGGGCTGGACAAGGACCTCCCTAATTACACCTGCAGGAAAGAGACTAAGTCTATAGCAGCCCTTACAGGAACAACGTGGGCAGTTTCTGCCCAGATTGGGACACTGCTGGAACTCTACAAAATTCCACAG CTTGCTTATGGCCTTTACGACCCACAACTGAGTGATGATGGACAGTTTTCATCTCTCTATCAGATTACCCCCAAGGACACAACTCTGGCTCTTGGCATGGTCTCATTGATGCTTCATTTTAGCTGGAACTGGGTGGGACTGGTCATCTCAGAAGATAAGAGAGGTGTGAATTTCCTATTGGACTTGAGAGAAGAGATGGACAAGAAGGGAGTCTGTGCAGGCTTTCTGGAAATGATTCCTGTCACTGAGAGGTCATATTATTCAAAAGACTGGCAATATCATTTACGGATCAGAAAATCGACAGTAAATGTGACTCTCATTTATGGTGACTCTGACTCCCTAATGGGATTGAGTTTTTGGAGATGGAGACTCTTAGTAATAGGGAAAGTTTGTATCACAACCTCACAATGGGATTTTACCACCAGCGAGAGAGACTTTTTACTTGATTCATTTCATGGGGCCCTCATTTTCTCACAGAATATTGGTAAActgcctgattttaaaactttcatcCAGACAGTTAAACCTTCAAAATACCCAGAAGACTTTTATCTCACAAAATTGTGGTACGTCTCTTTTGATTGCTCTGTTTCTGAATCTGATTGTAACTCTCTGGAGAATTGTCCTCCCAATGCCTCCTTGGAGTTGCTGCCTTGGTGGCTGTTTGACAAGAACATGAAAGAAGGAAGTTACAATGTGTATAATGCGGTGTATGCTGTAGCTCAGAGCCTTCATGAAATGCTTCTTCAACGAATAGAAATGCAGTCAGTGGAAAATGGAGATGGACTGGGTGTTTACCCCTGGCAG CTGCATCCATTTCTGAAAAACATCCAATTTAACAATTCTGCTGGTGATCCAGTGATTTTGGATAAGGAACGGAAATTTGAAGCTAGGTATGACATTCTCaacttttggaattttccagaaggttttggaCATAAAGTTAAAGTAGGACATTTTAACTCAGATGTGCCACGTGATCAACAATTGTCTCTTTCTGAGGAGATGATAGAATGGGCCACAGGATTTTCAGAG actccccaCTCTGTATGTAGTAAGAAGTGTTTGCCTGGATTCAGGAAAACCTTTCAAGAAGGAAAAGCAGCATGTTGCTTTCTTTGCACCTCCtgcccagagaatgagatttccaatgaCACAG ATATGGATGAGTGTGTGAAGTGTGCGGATCATCAGTATGCAAACAGTGAGAGAAATCAATACCTTCAAAAAACTGCGACCTTCCTGGCTTATGGAGACCCTTTGGGGATggctctggtctgcacagctctttgcttctctttcctcaccactgttattcttggggtctttttGAAGCACAGAGACACTCCCATAGTCAAGGCCAATAACAGGATCCTGAGCTACATCCTGCTCATTTCCCTCACcctctgcttcctctgctcctTACTCTTCACTGGTTGCCCtaacacagccatctgcatcctccaacaaatcacatttggaattgtgtttactgtggctgtgtccactgttttggccaaaacaatcactgtggttctggcaTTCAAGGTGACTGCTccagggagaaggatgaggcagtaTTTGGTGTCAGGAGCACCTAACTTTGTTATTCCCATTTGCTCCCTGATCCAGATGGCACTCTGTGGCATCTGGCTGGGAACCTCTCCCatattcattgataaagatgcacactctGAGCCTGGTTATATCATCATCGAGTGCAATAAGGGCTCAGccactgccttctactgtgtcctgggatgcCTGGGCTGCTTGGCTCTCGGGAGCTTCACTGTAGCTTTCCTGGCCAGGAACCTTCCTGACACCTTTAATGAAGCCAAGTTCTTGACCTTCAGCATGTTGGTGTTCTGCAGTGTTTGGGTCACATTCCtccctgtctaccacagcaccaaggggaagatCATGGCAGCAGTGGAGATCTTCTccatcttggcttccagtgctggattactaggctgcatctttgccccaaagtgctatattatttttttaaatccagataggaacactcaccaggGTTTAAGGTATCAAACACATTCTAGGGGTAATAAGTCTTCTTAA